In Musa acuminata AAA Group cultivar baxijiao chromosome BXJ3-11, Cavendish_Baxijiao_AAA, whole genome shotgun sequence, one DNA window encodes the following:
- the LOC103970475 gene encoding chaperone protein dnaJ 49 yields the protein MDGNKDEAARCVKIAKSALASGDKQRALKLIRIARRLDHSLPLDGLLVACEKLDGSDAVNRKEEVAADRVREEPSCSKAAETAGEGHDYTEDHVRLIRQIKMTKDYYAVLGVEKNCSVEEIRKAYRKLSLKVHPDKNKAPGAEEAFKSVSKAFKYLSDEQLRRNYDQIGVAEDSEYNLQNVNMRRRRRRRTTKNDFLDEDFDPDEIFRSFFFGTQGNAFRTQRAYRARGMGQHFREHNVQGGGGGFSFIALFQILPILLFFLFLYFPFPEPHYSLQKTRVYEIPKVTAKDGVQYFVRSEDFEREFPLGSYSRETLEYNVFRDYRSILSRYCRIELQRRQWSRSYPTPYCDKLRNLQVA from the coding sequence ATGGATGGCAACAAGGATGAAGCTGCAAGATGCGTCAAGATAGCTAAGTCCGCTTTAGCATCCGGAGATAAGCAGCGGGCTCTAAAACTCATCAGAATCGCGCGAAGATTGGATCATTCTCTTCCTCTGGATGGTTTGCTTGTTGCTTGCGAGAAGTTAGATGGTTCCGATGCTGTGAACCGCAAGGAAGAGGTAGCAGCAGATCGAGTTCGCGAAGAGCCATCGTGCTCCAAGGCGGCGGAGACTGCAGGTGAAGGACATGACTACACGGAAGATCATGTTAGGCTGATTCGTCAGATCAAAATGACCAAGGATTACTATGCCGTTCTCGGGGTCGAGAAGAATTGCTCGGTCGAGGAAATCAGGAAGGCTTATAGGAAGTTGTCGCTTAAGGTGCATCCTGACAAGAACAAGGCACCGGGAGCGGAGGAGGCCTTCAAGTCCGTTTCCAAGGCGTTCAAGTATCTGAGTGATGAGCAATTAAGGCGAAATTATGATCAGATTGGTGTGGCCGAAGATTCCGAGTACAACCTGCAAAACGTTAACATGAGGaggcgaaggaggaggagaaccacAAAGAATGACTTCTTGGATGAGGATTTCGACCCGGATGAAATCTTTAGGTCTTTCTTCTTTGGTACTCAAGGCAATGCATTTCGCACCCAACGAGCTTACAGGGCAAGAGGAATGGGCCAGCATTTCAGGGAACACAATGTtcaaggaggaggtggagggtTTAGTTTCATAGCCTTGTTTCAGATATTGCCAATCTTGCTTTTTTTCCTGTTTTTGTATTTCCCTTTCCCGGAGCCACATTATTCTTTGCAGAAGACTCGTGTATACGAGATTCCTAAGGTTACTGCAAAAGATGGAGTACAGTACTTTGTTAGGTCAGAAGATTTTGAACGAGAGTTTCCTCTAGGAAGTTATTCAAGAGAGACTCTTGAATACAATGTTTTTAGAGACTATAGAAGCATACTGAGCCGATATTGTCGTATTGAACTGCAAAGACGTCAGTGGTCCAGGAGTTATCCCACACCATACTGTGATAAACTTCGGAATCTTCAAGTTGCTTGA